The following proteins come from a genomic window of Limosilactobacillus reuteri:
- a CDS encoding IS30 family transposase encodes MTYKHLTTRELTLIADFWYQGTKAYRAAKLLQRSQETIYRVYRFLNGGKTIDQYLQTYQRHKRRCGRKQTQLPTIEVNYIHAQIKAGCTPDTIIGRHEHPISCSMRTLYRMFARNQYGFSVKLLPMKGKRHPNGYVERRGKAGQLGRSIYQRYRDFPHYQHEFGHFEADTVQGKAHRGAVMTLVERQSKVMIVLNIHHKTDEAVNCQLDQWLAKLPRHFVKSITFDNGKEFAGWREIANKYDLHTYFAEVGAPNQRGLNENNNGLLRRDGLSKKLDFRDLPDELVTQLMHRRNNIPRKSLNYRTPLEVFLSHVTEEQLSPFF; translated from the coding sequence ATGACCTATAAACATCTTACCACACGTGAATTAACTCTCATAGCTGATTTTTGGTATCAAGGTACTAAAGCTTATCGGGCTGCTAAATTACTTCAGCGTAGTCAAGAAACCATCTATCGTGTTTATCGTTTCCTCAACGGCGGTAAAACCATCGACCAATATCTTCAGACTTATCAGCGACATAAGCGTCGTTGTGGTCGGAAGCAGACCCAACTGCCAACTATCGAAGTTAACTATATCCATGCGCAAATCAAGGCAGGTTGTACTCCTGATACTATTATTGGTCGTCATGAACACCCAATTAGCTGCAGTATGCGCACCCTTTATCGCATGTTTGCCCGCAATCAGTATGGATTTTCCGTTAAACTGCTACCGATGAAAGGGAAACGCCATCCCAATGGCTATGTGGAACGTCGTGGTAAAGCTGGCCAATTAGGACGCAGTATCTATCAACGATATCGTGATTTTCCGCATTACCAACATGAATTTGGGCACTTTGAAGCTGATACAGTTCAAGGTAAAGCTCACCGCGGAGCGGTAATGACGCTAGTAGAGCGACAATCCAAAGTAATGATTGTCCTTAATATTCATCATAAAACAGACGAAGCAGTGAATTGCCAGCTTGATCAATGGCTCGCTAAACTGCCACGTCACTTTGTTAAATCAATTACTTTTGATAACGGGAAAGAATTTGCTGGATGGCGAGAAATAGCCAATAAGTATGATCTTCACACCTATTTTGCGGAAGTCGGTGCTCCCAATCAACGAGGGCTAAACGAAAATAATAACGGCCTCTTGCGTCGTGATGGTCTTAGTAAAAAGCTAGATTTTCGCGATTTACCAGACGAACTAGTCACTCAGCTAATGCATCGTCGCAACAATATCCCACGAAAATCTCTTAATTATCGTACACCATTAGAAGTATTCTTGAGTCATGTCACAGAAGAACAACTTTCACCTTTTTTCTAA
- a CDS encoding nucleobase:cation symporter-2 family protein, whose amino-acid sequence MKEPVSSIQAPSRHTKIYFTRQWQNFVLGFQHLLAMYSGDVLVPLLIGHYLHFSTLQMTYLVSIDIFMCGVATLLQLKRTPLTGIGLPVVLGCAVQAVTPLETIGGKLGITYMYGAIIAAGIFVFLIAGFFARLKKFFPPVVTGSLITIIGFTLVPVGFQDLGGGTPTAASFGDPANLLIGFLTIAIILLFNAFARGFMKSIAILLGILISSFIAGALGFVSLKPVSEAAWFHAPQLFFFGVPRFDMSAMITMILVSLTTMIESTGVFFALSDITGRQLTTTDLERGYRAEGIAAILGGLFNTFPYSTFSENVGVLKMSGVKSRQPVYYAAFLLLLLGLLPKVSALATVIPEPVLGGAMIVMFGMVGVQGVQILHKVDFSNNANLLTASVSIGLGLGITMYPQLFQHMPTELQIILGNGIVVTSLSAVLLNLLFNHRWANHN is encoded by the coding sequence TTGAAAGAACCTGTTTCATCTATTCAAGCACCTAGTCGTCACACTAAAATCTATTTCACTCGTCAATGGCAAAATTTTGTCCTTGGTTTCCAGCACTTACTTGCAATGTATTCTGGAGACGTTCTTGTTCCGTTATTAATTGGACATTACTTACACTTCTCCACACTTCAAATGACTTACCTGGTCTCGATCGATATTTTCATGTGTGGTGTTGCAACCCTCTTACAATTAAAGCGAACACCATTAACTGGGATTGGCTTGCCAGTTGTCCTCGGGTGTGCAGTTCAAGCTGTTACTCCCCTCGAAACAATTGGTGGAAAGCTAGGAATCACTTATATGTATGGGGCCATTATTGCAGCTGGGATCTTTGTTTTCCTAATTGCTGGCTTTTTTGCCCGCTTAAAGAAGTTTTTTCCACCGGTCGTTACTGGATCTTTAATAACTATTATTGGATTTACCCTTGTTCCAGTAGGTTTTCAAGACTTAGGAGGAGGTACGCCAACTGCTGCTTCATTTGGTGATCCTGCTAACCTCCTTATCGGCTTTCTAACAATTGCTATCATTCTATTATTCAATGCCTTTGCTCGTGGCTTTATGAAGTCAATCGCTATTTTATTAGGAATTTTAATTTCTTCTTTCATCGCGGGCGCATTAGGCTTTGTCTCTCTTAAACCGGTTAGTGAAGCTGCTTGGTTCCACGCTCCGCAATTATTCTTCTTTGGCGTTCCACGTTTTGATATGAGTGCCATGATCACAATGATTCTTGTTTCGCTCACGACAATGATTGAGTCAACCGGTGTTTTCTTTGCCCTCAGCGACATTACTGGCCGGCAATTAACAACCACCGACTTAGAACGTGGATACCGCGCTGAGGGGATTGCTGCTATTTTAGGCGGACTTTTTAATACCTTCCCTTATTCTACTTTCTCTGAAAATGTGGGTGTTCTTAAAATGTCCGGAGTAAAAAGTCGCCAACCCGTTTACTATGCCGCCTTTTTACTCTTATTACTTGGTCTTTTACCTAAAGTCAGCGCCCTCGCAACGGTTATTCCAGAACCTGTCCTTGGGGGTGCAATGATTGTGATGTTTGGGATGGTCGGTGTTCAAGGAGTTCAAATTCTCCATAAAGTTGATTTCTCTAACAATGCCAACCTTCTTACTGCATCTGTTTCAATTGGACTAGGATTAGGGATTACCATGTATCCGCAACTGTTCCAGCATATGCCAACTGAACTTCAAATCATCCTGGGTAACGGAATTGTCGTCACCAGTCTTTCAGCCGTTCTTCTTAATCTGTTATTTAATCACCGGTGGGCTAATCATAATTAA
- the nhaC gene encoding Na+/H+ antiporter NhaC, with translation MKSIRFKEAVTLLLIMLIILGTAVIKFGLSPQIPVLFVIALLIFWVKLRGASWDEIHKGIQEGIGTAIIPIFIFILIGALIAVWIQAGVIPTIMIVGFKLISSQFFVPSTFIVCSLVGLSIGSGFTTISTIGIALFGMGVALNANPALVAGAIISGAVFGDKMSPLSDSTNLASAIAGSDLFAHIKNMMWSTIPSFIVSLILFWFFGNSSSHMSAGKIAHTMTILNQQFTISWWALLPIALMFICAWRHIPAIPTLFINIIVTVVMIFFQKSGTSLQSLAKLISDGFVAHTSDATVNTLLTRGGISSMMGTVSLIIVTLSLGGILMKFNIVQSAMRPLVDHLHKPGSLITVTILSGIGINLFVGEQYLSVILPGKAFKGAFDKMGLSPLALSRVLEDGGSVINYLIPWGVAGSFAASTLGVPVLHFLPFAFFSLFSPVFSILSGVTGIGLKWQKGKQRNTTNENQIKEA, from the coding sequence ATGAAGAGTATTCGTTTTAAAGAAGCAGTGACCCTCTTACTTATCATGCTAATAATTTTAGGGACTGCCGTGATTAAGTTTGGCTTGTCACCACAGATCCCCGTCCTATTTGTCATTGCTTTACTTATTTTTTGGGTTAAGCTTCGTGGTGCTAGTTGGGACGAGATTCATAAAGGTATCCAAGAAGGAATCGGTACCGCAATCATCCCCATCTTTATCTTTATCCTTATTGGCGCATTAATCGCCGTTTGGATTCAAGCTGGGGTTATCCCTACAATTATGATTGTCGGCTTCAAACTGATTAGCAGTCAATTTTTTGTCCCATCAACATTCATTGTCTGTTCTTTAGTCGGTCTATCCATTGGTAGTGGTTTTACAACTATTTCGACAATCGGAATTGCCCTATTTGGAATGGGAGTTGCACTTAATGCTAATCCTGCGCTAGTAGCGGGTGCGATCATTTCGGGGGCTGTTTTTGGTGATAAAATGTCGCCGCTCTCTGATTCAACTAATCTTGCCTCGGCAATCGCAGGCAGTGACCTTTTCGCCCATATCAAGAATATGATGTGGTCAACTATTCCTTCTTTTATCGTTTCGCTAATTCTATTCTGGTTCTTTGGTAATTCCAGTTCCCATATGAGCGCCGGTAAGATCGCTCACACAATGACTATCCTTAATCAACAATTTACGATTTCATGGTGGGCCCTCTTACCAATCGCCTTAATGTTTATCTGTGCATGGCGCCACATTCCAGCCATCCCAACCCTATTTATCAATATCATCGTTACAGTAGTCATGATCTTCTTCCAAAAATCAGGAACATCTCTTCAATCCCTCGCTAAATTAATTAGTGATGGCTTCGTTGCTCACACTAGCGATGCAACTGTTAATACATTGCTTACCCGTGGTGGGATTAGCAGTATGATGGGAACAGTTTCCCTGATCATCGTTACCCTTTCGCTTGGGGGAATTTTGATGAAGTTTAACATTGTTCAGTCAGCAATGCGGCCGCTCGTTGACCACCTTCATAAGCCTGGCAGCCTTATTACTGTTACAATTCTTTCGGGTATTGGAATCAATCTTTTTGTTGGGGAGCAATACCTTTCCGTTATTCTTCCAGGTAAGGCATTTAAGGGTGCGTTTGATAAAATGGGCCTTTCACCATTAGCCCTTAGTCGTGTCCTTGAAGATGGTGGAAGTGTTATTAACTACTTAATCCCATGGGGAGTTGCCGGATCATTCGCCGCCTCAACCCTTGGTGTACCAGTCCTTCACTTCCTACCATTTGCTTTCTTTAGTCTTTTTTCACCAGTTTTCTCAATTTTAAGTGGAGTTACGGGAATTGGTTTGAAGTGGCAAAAAGGAAAGCAACGCAATACTACGAATGAAAATCAAATAAAGGAAGCTTAA
- a CDS encoding phosphoglycerate mutase family protein, with product MTKLNIYLVRHGQTFFNIYNKLQGWSNSPLTMKGKEDAKVAGEKLQNIHFDGAFCSDLSRAMETAQVILNLNNANSVAHPVTAPYFREEFYGSYEGTNMDLAWYNAGAPHGFKNFREIVTAYSIGQTKDWLKDADPFHDAENNEEYWQRMDKGIELIRNADLPDDANVLWVSHGNTVLSLVERFGHGKYDVTERPANGSLTRATLTDNNMEIVEYNK from the coding sequence ATGACTAAATTGAATATTTATCTTGTTCGCCATGGACAGACTTTCTTTAATATTTACAATAAATTGCAAGGTTGGAGTAATTCTCCCCTAACTATGAAGGGGAAAGAAGATGCAAAGGTAGCTGGTGAGAAGTTGCAGAATATTCACTTTGATGGTGCCTTTTGTAGTGACCTTTCCCGAGCCATGGAAACAGCACAAGTGATTTTAAATCTTAATAACGCTAATTCTGTAGCTCATCCAGTCACCGCTCCTTATTTTCGGGAAGAGTTTTATGGATCATATGAAGGAACAAATATGGATCTTGCTTGGTACAATGCGGGTGCCCCTCATGGCTTTAAGAACTTCCGTGAAATTGTAACCGCATATTCCATCGGTCAAACCAAAGACTGGTTAAAGGATGCTGATCCATTTCATGACGCCGAAAACAATGAAGAGTATTGGCAACGAATGGACAAAGGAATTGAATTAATTCGGAATGCTGATTTACCTGACGACGCCAATGTTTTATGGGTAAGTCATGGAAATACTGTTTTAAGCTTAGTAGAGCGGTTTGGTCATGGAAAGTATGATGTGACTGAGCGCCCAGCAAATGGAAGCCTGACGCGCGCAACGTTGACTGATAACAATATGGAAATTGTTGAATATAATAAGTAG
- a CDS encoding LTA synthase family protein: MKKLSKFVDTRIGFFTLLVILFWLKTLFAYFTDFKLGVTGIFQYLILIFNPLATTFFIYSLAFYFKRSRFFYPVIMGLDIANTLLLYLNVIYYREFTDFMTIATMTGYSKVNQGLSGSSLALTNFHDVFYWLDIVVILILMLCKVIKFDPRAIGTRLAFAFSSVGLVLFGVNLSFAEMSRPQLLGRTFDRSYIVKYLGIDTFTGYDLVKSQHINNMRQSATKPELLKVKKFTDKHYAPANPQMYGIAKGRNVIIIHLESFQQFLINKKINGQEVTPFLNSLYNGKDTYSFDNFFHQVGQGKTSDAENLLETSTFGLPQGSLFAALGSDNTFQGAPAILNQRAGYTSAVFHGNVASFWNRNNVYKNLGYQYFFDASYYDTSGDKATGYGLKDKLLFKNSIKYLQSLQQPFYAKYITVTNHFPYTLDDEDKDPNFQTTNTGDSNVDNYFVTAHYLDQSIQEFFNYLQKTGLDKKSIIMIYGDHYGISNSENTSLASVLGKSADDWTDFDNAQLQRVPLMFVIPGTGHGKVYHTYGGEVDVLPTLLHLLGISSKRYIQFGTDLFSSKHNQVVAFRNRDFVTPTYTSVGGTIYNNKTGKEAKLTKKQQEKLKKDQEFVNEELTLSDSLNEKNLLRFYHPKGFKNVNPADYNYSNGLKRAQRIEKKKGIKSTSIYSENGDRSTVDDYSTDAPEQNHSSTDSNRIKITNPDDNNK; the protein is encoded by the coding sequence ATGAAAAAATTAAGCAAATTTGTGGATACTAGGATTGGTTTTTTCACCCTCCTAGTTATCCTTTTTTGGTTAAAGACCCTGTTTGCTTACTTTACTGACTTTAAGCTTGGCGTTACGGGAATTTTTCAATACCTTATCTTAATTTTTAACCCGTTAGCGACCACCTTTTTTATTTACAGTTTAGCATTCTACTTTAAGCGTTCGCGGTTCTTCTACCCGGTTATTATGGGCTTAGACATTGCAAACACATTATTACTCTATTTAAATGTCATCTATTATCGTGAATTTACCGATTTTATGACAATTGCTACGATGACTGGCTATTCAAAAGTTAATCAAGGTTTAAGTGGTAGTTCACTTGCCCTCACTAACTTCCATGATGTCTTTTACTGGTTAGATATCGTTGTAATTCTTATTTTAATGCTCTGTAAAGTTATCAAATTTGATCCACGAGCAATTGGAACAAGGTTAGCATTCGCATTTAGCTCCGTTGGCCTTGTCTTATTTGGGGTTAATTTGTCTTTTGCGGAAATGAGTCGTCCGCAACTGCTTGGCCGGACATTTGATCGTTCCTACATTGTAAAATATCTCGGTATTGATACTTTTACTGGTTATGATTTAGTAAAATCGCAACATATCAATAATATGCGACAAAGTGCTACTAAACCTGAGCTACTAAAAGTTAAGAAGTTCACTGATAAGCACTACGCTCCGGCCAATCCGCAAATGTATGGAATCGCCAAGGGTCGTAACGTGATTATCATCCACCTTGAAAGTTTCCAACAATTTTTAATTAACAAGAAGATCAACGGTCAAGAAGTTACCCCATTCCTTAACTCACTTTATAACGGCAAGGATACCTACTCGTTTGATAATTTCTTCCACCAAGTCGGTCAAGGTAAAACCAGCGATGCAGAAAACCTCCTAGAGACTAGTACATTCGGATTGCCACAAGGATCTTTATTTGCCGCGTTAGGAAGCGACAACACTTTCCAAGGCGCTCCAGCTATTCTTAATCAACGTGCCGGTTACACGAGCGCTGTTTTCCACGGAAATGTCGCTAGTTTCTGGAACCGCAATAATGTATACAAGAATTTAGGTTACCAATATTTCTTTGATGCTAGTTATTACGATACTTCTGGAGACAAGGCTACCGGATATGGACTTAAAGATAAGTTATTATTCAAAAATTCGATCAAGTATCTCCAAAGTTTACAGCAGCCATTCTACGCTAAATATATCACTGTTACTAACCACTTCCCTTACACGCTTGATGATGAAGATAAAGATCCAAACTTCCAAACAACTAATACCGGGGATAGTAACGTCGATAATTACTTTGTAACAGCTCATTATCTTGATCAATCAATTCAGGAATTCTTTAATTATCTCCAAAAGACTGGTCTTGATAAGAAATCAATTATTATGATTTATGGTGACCATTATGGGATTTCAAACAGCGAGAATACTTCCTTAGCAAGTGTTCTTGGAAAGAGTGCAGATGATTGGACTGACTTTGATAATGCTCAGCTTCAACGCGTACCACTAATGTTTGTCATCCCTGGTACGGGTCACGGAAAAGTTTATCATACTTATGGTGGAGAAGTTGATGTTCTTCCAACCCTCCTTCACTTATTAGGAATTAGCAGTAAACGCTATATTCAATTTGGAACCGATCTCTTCTCTAGCAAGCATAATCAAGTGGTTGCCTTCCGTAATCGGGATTTTGTTACGCCAACTTATACGAGTGTGGGTGGAACAATTTACAATAATAAGACCGGTAAAGAAGCTAAACTTACCAAGAAGCAGCAAGAGAAGTTAAAGAAGGATCAAGAGTTTGTAAATGAAGAACTAACTCTTTCTGATTCGTTAAATGAAAAGAATCTCTTACGGTTCTACCATCCAAAAGGGTTTAAAAACGTTAACCCAGCTGATTACAATTACTCAAACGGTCTAAAACGCGCACAGCGAATCGAAAAGAAGAAGGGAATTAAATCAACAAGTATTTACTCAGAAAATGGTGACCGTTCAACTGTAGATGACTACAGCACTGACGCCCCTGAGCAAAACCACTCTTCCACTGATTCCAACCGTATTAAGATCACTAACCCAGACGATAATAATAAATAG
- a CDS encoding glycerol dehydrogenase, whose amino-acid sequence MVEEFGSPSSYIQGKGVLFESDKYLKNFGTKPLLLAGETVYKIVGKRFEQYLQESGYDVTRVQFNGESSTNEVNRVTEIGKENNVTVVYGLGGGKTVDTAKAIADNLNLPVVIMPTLASNDAPCSRLSVIYTVDGGFDHYRFYNQNPNLVLVDTQVIANGPVRMLISGIADALATNIEAQAVAQAHSDTMLGEKQTLVGNAIAQKCEETLFNYSHLAVADAEAHVVTPAFSNIVEANTLMSGLGFESGGLSGAHAIHDGLTILEETHDLTHGEKVAYGTLTQLMLEGADKERYNKYFQFILSLGLPTTLADLHLENVTDEELLSAGKAACSEQDTMDRLPFKVTPDDVAQALRAVDVYTKQYLNSHHCYHSQM is encoded by the coding sequence ATGGTTGAAGAATTTGGCTCACCATCGTCGTATATTCAAGGTAAAGGTGTCCTTTTTGAAAGTGATAAGTATCTTAAAAACTTTGGTACAAAGCCGTTACTATTGGCTGGCGAAACAGTCTATAAAATTGTAGGTAAGCGGTTTGAACAATATCTTCAAGAAAGCGGTTATGATGTCACCCGTGTTCAATTTAATGGTGAATCATCCACTAACGAAGTAAACCGGGTCACAGAAATTGGTAAAGAAAATAATGTAACTGTCGTTTATGGTCTTGGTGGTGGTAAAACAGTTGATACTGCCAAAGCGATTGCCGATAACCTTAACTTACCAGTTGTAATTATGCCAACATTGGCTTCAAATGATGCACCTTGTTCTCGTCTTTCAGTAATCTACACTGTTGACGGTGGCTTCGATCATTATCGTTTCTACAACCAAAACCCTAATCTGGTTTTAGTTGATACTCAAGTTATCGCTAATGGTCCCGTTCGGATGCTTATTTCTGGAATTGCTGATGCTTTAGCTACCAATATTGAGGCACAAGCAGTTGCTCAGGCTCATAGTGATACAATGCTTGGTGAAAAACAAACCCTTGTTGGAAATGCAATCGCCCAGAAATGTGAAGAGACATTATTTAATTACTCGCACCTAGCTGTAGCGGATGCGGAAGCACATGTCGTTACGCCAGCATTTTCTAATATTGTTGAGGCTAATACCCTGATGAGTGGTCTTGGTTTTGAAAGTGGTGGTTTATCCGGTGCTCATGCTATTCATGATGGCTTAACAATTTTAGAAGAAACACATGATTTAACACACGGTGAGAAAGTTGCATACGGAACACTTACCCAATTAATGCTCGAAGGTGCTGATAAAGAACGTTATAATAAATACTTCCAATTTATTCTTTCTTTAGGCCTCCCAACTACTCTTGCTGATCTACATTTAGAAAATGTTACTGATGAAGAATTGCTCAGTGCTGGAAAAGCCGCCTGTTCAGAACAAGATACCATGGATCGTTTGCCATTTAAGGTAACTCCAGATGACGTTGCGCAAGCATTACGAGCAGTTGATGTATATACTAAACAATATTTAAATAGTCACCATTGTTATCATAGCCAGATGTAA
- a CDS encoding IS3 family transposase — MKGSARKARDGDCVRKKINRNTQSGGGKGLRYQAIKELNQENGWSISQLCKIADSSRDGYYKWLNRKPSRYHNEQAELLEAIVELEEEHNWTLGYLAMTTQLSFENRLSFTAGLKRITNCMRKHGIRANIRKKKRNRIQRHEEYINDNLLQGQFDRETKNEVWVTDTTEVAYGEHTLHKVRVHVILDLYGRYALSYNISDTETSSAVIETFNRAFTVEPDAQPMVHTDRGSAYCSSMFNDYLASKNCIHSMSHPGHPWENSPIERWWNDFKLIWINKHNRPKTLAELEQLVKGAIEYFNTKRAYTSKNGLTAEQFRNQAS, encoded by the coding sequence ATTAAGGGCTCAGCTAGAAAAGCAAGAGATGGAGATTGCGTTCGCAAAAAAATTAACAGAAATACGCAATCGGGAGGTGGAAAAGGACTCCGGTACCAAGCCATCAAAGAACTAAATCAAGAAAATGGATGGTCAATTAGCCAGTTGTGTAAAATAGCTGATTCTTCGCGAGATGGTTATTACAAATGGCTCAATCGAAAGCCAAGTCGATATCATAATGAGCAAGCAGAGTTACTTGAAGCGATTGTAGAGTTAGAAGAAGAACATAATTGGACGCTGGGATATTTAGCGATGACTACACAGTTAAGCTTTGAAAACCGTTTAAGCTTTACCGCTGGATTAAAACGAATAACTAATTGCATGCGTAAGCATGGAATTAGAGCAAATATTAGGAAGAAGAAGCGCAATCGAATTCAACGCCATGAAGAATACATCAATGACAACTTATTGCAGGGACAATTCGACCGTGAAACTAAAAATGAAGTGTGGGTTACCGACACAACGGAAGTTGCCTACGGCGAACACACACTTCATAAAGTACGAGTACACGTTATTTTAGATTTATATGGTCGTTACGCTTTAAGCTACAATATTTCAGACACAGAAACTTCATCAGCAGTAATTGAAACCTTTAATCGTGCTTTTACGGTTGAACCTGATGCGCAACCAATGGTCCATACTGACCGCGGATCAGCTTACTGCTCAAGTATGTTCAACGACTACTTAGCCTCTAAAAATTGTATTCATAGTATGTCACACCCCGGTCATCCTTGGGAAAACTCCCCCATAGAGCGTTGGTGGAATGACTTCAAGCTAATCTGGATTAACAAACATAATCGTCCTAAGACGCTAGCAGAGCTAGAACAGCTCGTCAAAGGAGCCATTGAATACTTTAATACCAAACGCGCTTACACAAGCAAAAACGGCTTGACCGCGGAACAATTCCGCAATCAAGCCTCCTAA
- a CDS encoding helix-turn-helix domain-containing protein, whose amino-acid sequence MGRKSKYSAEEKLLILNEVLRNGIHKVITKYKISQKTIRRWSLLYKYQGMPGLQTSHHNQSYSKEFKNSLVEQYQQTDEALDLFAIKHGLRSQRQLEQWIIRYNESNLKAYTPRKRDSKMSGRKTDFEERLTIIEELIKHDVNYNWAVEKYHISYQQVYGWYQKYRKSGNDPESLRDRRGKAKPEEKWTEVDRLKAENRLLRAQLEKQEMEIAFAKKLTEIRNREVEKDSGTKPSKN is encoded by the coding sequence ATGGGAAGAAAATCTAAATACTCAGCAGAGGAAAAACTCTTAATCCTCAATGAAGTTTTACGAAATGGAATCCATAAGGTAATAACTAAGTACAAGATTAGCCAAAAAACTATCAGGCGGTGGAGTCTTCTATACAAGTATCAGGGAATGCCAGGACTTCAAACAAGTCATCATAATCAAAGCTACTCTAAAGAATTTAAAAACTCATTGGTTGAACAATATCAACAAACAGATGAGGCATTAGATTTATTTGCGATAAAACACGGTTTACGATCTCAAAGGCAACTAGAACAATGGATTATCCGGTATAATGAATCTAACTTAAAGGCCTATACGCCAAGAAAGCGAGATTCAAAAATGAGTGGACGAAAGACTGACTTTGAAGAACGACTTACTATCATTGAAGAGTTGATTAAGCATGATGTGAACTACAATTGGGCAGTTGAAAAGTACCATATTAGTTACCAACAAGTTTATGGCTGGTATCAAAAGTATCGCAAAAGCGGTAATGACCCAGAATCACTTCGTGATCGCCGAGGCAAAGCTAAGCCAGAAGAGAAGTGGACGGAAGTTGACCGACTCAAGGCAGAAAATCGCTTATTAAGGGCTCAGCTAGAAAAGCAAGAGATGGAGATTGCGTTCGCAAAAAAATTAACAGAAATACGCAATCGGGAGGTGGAAAAGGACTCCGGTACCAAGCCATCAAAGAACTAA
- a CDS encoding IS110 family transposase, whose protein sequence is MADIFALDVSMGKSYCVWYRGKHCLKEFSLVNTKAGVNALRDMIKKAQKPIIYFEATGIYSRVIEHFCETNGLRFCRLNPLELHLKSESLRRVKTDQKDAHRIALTVQENTFRLTVPWKKDYLQLHELSRFYNQLNADWNYRLNHLHTALEQVFPELKQLFVNRTSKLALNIVELFPHPALVRPYSRVKLKNILMASTDKRISKMKAYKYADRLIDLAQKSYPAVSGDAIQVDEVRYYARQLIALTRKKEEVIKRMESIAQRLPEYILYCSFPRIGKQTAAQLMGELGDISRFDNANQLNAFVGIDVRRYQSGTYLGQDHINKRGNPIARKLLYFTVGNMIRQQHANSNHIVDYYYRLKEKRPHPKLNKVAMVACMNKTLKCLLSMIKHHEKYHYRYTDSMVPVKV, encoded by the coding sequence ATGGCTGATATATTTGCCTTGGATGTTTCAATGGGGAAAAGCTACTGTGTCTGGTATCGAGGGAAACACTGTTTAAAAGAGTTTTCTTTAGTAAACACGAAAGCGGGGGTTAATGCTCTACGAGATATGATTAAGAAAGCTCAGAAGCCAATTATCTACTTTGAAGCGACTGGAATTTATTCGCGAGTAATTGAACATTTCTGCGAGACCAATGGTCTCCGCTTTTGCCGTCTTAATCCACTAGAACTTCATTTAAAGTCCGAAAGTCTACGACGAGTTAAGACCGATCAGAAAGACGCTCACCGGATTGCGCTCACTGTCCAGGAAAATACTTTTCGATTAACAGTTCCTTGGAAAAAAGACTATCTTCAGCTACATGAGCTTAGTCGGTTCTATAATCAGCTCAACGCTGATTGGAACTATCGTCTAAATCATCTTCATACTGCACTTGAACAAGTTTTTCCAGAACTTAAGCAATTATTTGTAAATAGAACATCTAAATTAGCGTTGAATATCGTGGAGCTTTTTCCTCATCCAGCACTAGTTAGGCCTTATTCGAGAGTTAAATTAAAGAATATTCTAATGGCATCTACAGATAAACGAATATCTAAGATGAAAGCTTATAAGTATGCCGATCGATTAATCGATCTCGCCCAAAAATCATATCCGGCTGTTTCTGGTGATGCCATTCAGGTTGATGAAGTTCGCTACTATGCTCGCCAATTAATTGCCCTAACCCGTAAAAAGGAAGAGGTTATCAAGCGGATGGAATCTATTGCCCAGCGCTTGCCAGAGTATATCCTATACTGCTCTTTTCCGAGAATTGGGAAACAAACTGCGGCTCAGTTAATGGGAGAATTGGGCGACATTAGTCGCTTTGACAATGCTAATCAGCTTAATGCCTTTGTCGGAATTGATGTTCGTCGTTACCAATCTGGAACCTATTTAGGTCAAGATCACATTAATAAGCGTGGAAACCCGATTGCCCGTAAGCTCTTATATTTTACTGTAGGTAATATGATCCGCCAACAACACGCTAATTCTAATCATATTGTTGACTATTACTATCGTTTAAAAGAAAAACGACCTCATCCAAAACTGAACAAGGTCGCCATGGTAGCTTGTATGAATAAAACTCTGAAATGTCTCTTATCCATGATTAAGCACCATGAAAAATACCACTATCGGTATACGGACTCAATGGTCCCTGTGAAGGTATAA